The Perca fluviatilis chromosome 18, GENO_Pfluv_1.0, whole genome shotgun sequence genomic interval CAGGTAATGCCAGGAAACACTAGTGCCTAGGCTAGTTTAATAGATTTATAGATACATTCAAAGGGTGAAAAGCTGGCTGATGTGATACTTGTTTGATTAGGATACCTTTTCAGACATTCATAGTGTTGTACTTGGTTGTTCACAGAAAAGGTGAACAGAAAATAGTTGTGTAAAGCactgattcccaaccaggggttACTTCTGCAGTTGCCAGGGGGTGCGTGGAAAGATTGTAGAGtagaaattatgatttgattgGAAGAATATCCCCATATTAACATGTCATTtgtaacacctgaacactacATCTGCAGTTATGTAAGAGTGTGTGAAAAAGTTAGCAAGCGAGCACAGACGTTTAACTAAAAGTAATGACTAAAAAGTTTGAAtgattagctaaaagtaatgtagAAATGGCTAAAATAGCCTAGTTAGCTAGCGTTTGAAATAGTTAGCCAACGTTTGAAATAGTTAGCcaatggttgaaatagttagcgtAGTTGgccaacgttagctaactatttcaactgttggCTAACATAATAGTTAGCTaagggttgaaatagttagccaacggttgaaatagttagccgACGGTTGAAGTAGTTGTAATAGTTAGCTAACAGTTGAAATTGTTAGCTAACGGTTGAAATaacggttgaaatagttagccaACGGTTGAAATAACGATTGAAATAACGGTTGAAATaacggttgaaatagttagctaacagtttaaatatttagccaatggttgaaatagttagctaaaagtaattgCTTAATGTAACGTAAATGGATATATGGTTGAAACTTTCAGCTTCACTCCAAGTAGTAGTAGTCTAGAAGGCTTGTAGTAGTACGACTGCTaaccaaaccaacctaaatattgacagttcaattgaaaaagaaattacaatatccactttaatataataaatattgtTAGGCTACATTTGGAACATACATTGTGAATTGATGAAGGGGTGCGTTCATCTGACAGTGGTGGGGGTATCAGACAAAAAAGGTTGGAAACCACTGGTGTAAAGAGTGACGGGTGAGAGCGAGAAGTTCAAACCAGCTTTACTTTCTCACCTTCGCAcacagctgaccaatcacagcattGAGTGGGCGAGAATGTCAGCTTGTCGGTTTCGGAAAGTGCGGGCATGAAAGTCAAGTCTTTGTCGAGCAAGGGTCTCACAGTCAAATCTAATTGGTGCATCACAGAAGGCGAAAACTGCTAGCGTTGCTGTGAAACAATAGACAACTAACTTATTGTTCGAcgttttattttcttctgttgACATGGAACAAGTGTGCGTAAGCACAGGGAAAAACAAGCCTGCCTGTTAAGGTTTTATCATCTCTGTCACATGAAGACGGCATTTAAATAAGGAGAAAAATAACTGAGAATGATCTTTAGATCAAAAGCTATATATTTCAAATCGAGAACATAACCTTTTGGCTGCGGCATCGCCTCCCAATTTGTCAGCCAACGAGAACTGAGCTGCTTTAGTTGGATGCGTAAAACTGCCTCCCAGGGAGCACTGGGGCAGACCACCAACGCTTTTTGGCCACCATGCTGCTTCCACACAAgcaaaacaaaagcacaaagctgCAGCGGCGACGCTTTGTAGCTCGGCTTTAATGTGGCCACAGGCCGGCTGCCCCACTGACACGCACAAACACGGCAAGACCTGCAAAGCGTTGTTGTCCTGGAGGAGAGTTTTCATCCCGACCGGGACCGTATGGGTGGTTTGGGCATTACTTTATTAATTGATAACAAATCACACACTTTAAACTCCTGCTTACAAACTTGCAGACTCTCTGATACCATCACAGTCAGCATTTAGAAagctttattcttttattttttattattatttcttttaaagttGTCTTATCAACACGTTTTTATGCACATATTTGTGCACAAAACAACCCTGAGTGGACGCTCGAGTTGATAAGCGGAAAAAAACCCACCAAATATTAAAGTCCAATTATCGGGGTCTACAGCTGGAAATTTGCCGTAGAGGCTAAAGCTGCTCCTTTTACCTTACAGTTTATTAAAGGGGGCTGTCCACGACattataaactaataaactaaactaaatgttttaacacTTGGCTGAGGTGGAAAAGTTGATGTATCGACAAAGTGTGACGAGTGTGACTTTAACGCGATGAGGAGACTGTAACCTACCTCACATTAACACCTGAAACAAACATCACAGCACAGGAGATGAACTGTTTTCCAGACAGCAAGTCAATGGGACTCTAGTCGATATCCAAGACGTTCCACCTCTGGGATTGCTCTCTATAAACTGAGGACCAGAAAGGAACCAGAAATACTGCACATTCTTTGTCACATTTAAAGTGTTAAGTCTGTCTCTCAATGTCTCTCTCCCGGTCTGTGGCTCTCAGCCTCAAAAGCCCATTGATTATTTTTTCTAAAACAGCGGGTGACTCTAGTTTTTATCAAACCAACAGGAGGAAACAGTACTATTTTCAGTAgtggattaatccacatttggtgctctatagcgagtatttgtggcagcaggacgATGTGTGTGCGatagtcaaaataaactacagtgtgtgtgtgttcatggtaatgaaggaacatgtcacccagacTGGAATCAGTCAGCCTGAGGTCCaattaaactcaaacaaactgGATTCCATCAAAAGGCTGTtccactctcctctcccctcaacccctcccccctccctccgaCCTGCCTGCCCGCCACGCGGCAAACGGAGCCCTTCCTTTCTTCGCGGCAGCGGCCATGACCGAGCCGAGGTCATGGCTAATCCTCAGAGGGTTCTCGCTTTGTTTTGTCCCAACCAGGGGGGGGGTCAGAGGCTCTGAAAGGCCGCGGCTCAGTTTAACATCTATTAGCAGAAAGCTGCGACCCCCGCAGAGCCGCTCCCATTGGCTGCTGGGGCTCAAGACAAGCTGCACGCCCTGAAAATGTTCTTACAGCTGGCCAGACGCCGTACGATTTTATTCATCTTGGATGTGAACTCAAACTACATGTTTTAATCAAGTCTTTCTGCACAGCCAAAACATGCAACATCTACACGTGCTGCCTTTGTCCGTTGGCAGTTTGATGCAATGTTCAACAATGTtgacaatgagagagagagagagagagagagagagaaaaaccaTGACTTTGTGCAGTTCTACTAAGAACGTAAATCTAGAAGAGATgcagactagggctgcaactaactcagttaatcgattagttgattggGCTATAAAATGTCTGGatattgtgaaaaatgtggattagtgtttcccaaaaagcccaagatgacgtcctcaaatatcttgttttgtccacaactcaaaaaatattcagcttactgtcacagaggagagaagaaactagaacatattcacatttaacaagctggagtcagcataaaaaattactcaaactgattaatcgattatcaaaatagttagcGATTAATTtcagttgacaactaatcgattaatctttgcagctttatGCAGACAATATGTTCTGTTCTGCTACACGCAAAATATACAACGTTCTAATATTAAAACAGGCTGGCCACGGTTAGAGGATCTTTTGACAGTCGCCATCGATCGCAGATGTCCAACTGCAGACCGGCGATTAAAATCCAAAACATTTCACAGGAAGAAGCGGCTGAAAGGAGTTCCATTAGCAGGTTTCACCAAAAACTTTGCACGTTGCGTTATTTTGGACAGTTGTGCGGAAGCCAATGATGAATTCATGCTGTTTCTGATGAACTAGGCTACTTTTTCTTAATAAATTTCGAATTCTTAATACCCGattatactaaattagataaaagcttctacactagatgcctatctgacagtgctatagctaaatttaaggaagctattccaacagcactaaactcattaataataatttatgctgtttattgatccccagtggggaaattacaatttacactctgtttgttagaaatcactacacacaggcctgaaatacacacacacacatgctcaggacctattcatgcacaaatggagagatgtcagagagcacagtcatttaaagtagctgtgataaaacctcttctgaaaaaaccaccctcgatcctgaggtcttaggcaactatagacctatatctaaccttccctttctctccaacatccttgagaaggtagttgccaatcagttatgtgattttctacatagcaatagcttatttgaggactttcagtcaggatttagaaagaatcatagcacagacacggcactggtgaaaatgactaacgaccttctaactgctgcagacaaaggacttgtttccgtacttgtcttattagatcttagtgctgcatttatCACTATtgaccatcctgttacagagattgtaacatttagttggcattaactgaattgctctaagctggtttaaatcctatttctctgaccgatctcaatttgttaatgttaacaataaatcctccaggtacgttaaagttagccatggcgttccacaaggctacataaaataaaaaagaattgaaATAAGCAagaattttttttctatattttctattttgaccCTGTAGGACAACAAGTTTATGGTTGACGGcaagacaacatgagggttaaaatgTAATGGTAACACtataataatggtacatgagttattcatgaattcatgaatgaattcatgcatgcaaaagcatgaattaattcatgtagtacttcatGGACTATCAGAAGTCCTGATGATTCAAATACCTTGATTGATGCATTAACTAACATATTGTTCAtgcattaagtcatgcatgaaTTGAGTTACCAATGGGTAATGTAATCTTTTTCATAATAAAAAGGCCACAGCTGTATCTGGTAAATCACCTGGTTTTTATTCCTTCAGCTGTCAGATGTTCTCGGTTGAACCACGAGCTCGGGGAAGCCCGTCTGTTCGTCCATGTCTCTGGTGAAGCTCAGGCCGACTGCCTCGCCGACGACCACCTCGGCCGTGGTGAACACCTCCAGGTCTCCCAGCACGTGACCCCCGACCGTCTTGCCCTCGGCGTCCGACAGGCAGATGTGGACATGGGCGTCCCGGTTCAGAGTGCCCACCAGGGAGACGATCTCGAACCGCCCGCTGAGCTGGATCACCTGAGGGGAGGGGAATGTCCATAAGCGTGAAACATGGAGGTTTTTTTATAGTTACTTCACTTTATTTATAGCCTATCAATACAACTGGCAAGCTTGGAATCACAACAAAAGGGTGAAATCATAGAATTAATGTCTAAAACTGTCTCAAATAAAGGCCCTGTTTCTCTCCTCAGTTGAAGTTAAATACAATTTGAAAATAGTAATCAGAAAGTTTTAGACAGTATTGACTTCATACAGTTGCACTTCTTGGCCGGTATATTGGACCAGTGGTTATAGATTTGATGACCCTGACACAAGCTCTGCGTCACTGTTATTTCACCTCTCCATCTTCCCGGGGGGAACAGGGTGGAACCCGAAAATGTGATCGGTCCCTCCCTGgtgctagagtgctgtcaattaGGCCTGCACAAAACATTATGGTTATTGATTAATCAAATATGCTGCCATAACACAGAATAATGCGTTTGTCTTTATCGCTATAGTAGTCTCggtgtgtgcttatgtgttgTTGATGCGTCCTAATGTGAGTCTATGCACTTTCACCTGTGTCTACTGTGTATGAtacttgtgttgtgtttttctcaTGCCATCAACCGGCCAGTTGTCCTGATCTGGAATAGTGGTTGTGTCATTTTACTTGTCTATGCCTTTATGTCTTTCTAgttttatgtgtatttgttgtagCATATTTTATCGTTTTAAACCATCAACCTGCtatagggactgcagatgaaaattagcctgtatggctaaatctggcacatttacatgttggactcAGTACTCGTGTTGATTTATGTGCGTTGtccctttttaaataaagaaatctgaAATCTAGTACTTCTACGTACTAGATTTCAGtactggcgcacgccagcgggagctgtccgggatgcggcaagtaataaatgcccgtcttgaccgggtggcgatgttgctgcggcctctcgggcgcatctcctcaagtctagagaggattgctgcagccatggaacgtgggcctccaaacgcaccacctgctcctgttgtgccccttcctcctccccccactccatctccgtccacccgctccatcaggagcacatcgcgcattactcccggaccagattccgccggagtgtctccttgagtcctctaatatttcctcatttatgtcatcaacacatccatcattcatggaaatgtgtaaatcacaacaagccacaaagaatgctgcgactttttgaggactgtactgtaaaatgcctcctgatctatccaaacacatgaagcgcattttcagtaatatttttctttgtaattatgtatggttttcaaaaatgggaactgctgcatccatttagatgagagaagtgtatgcgcgttgtgcacacgctacattatggccaagcatgcgcccctaaaatagcatctgaataacgcgctactgactttagactagcgccactgactttagactagcgccactgactttagactagcaccactgactttagactagcgccactgactttagactagcaccactgactttagactagcaccactgactttagactagcaccactgactttagactagcgccactgactttagactagcaccactgactttagactagcgccactgactttagactagcgccactgactttagaccaggtttttcctggtcagtggaggaattgttttctgaaactgcaaaataggaccacgTAACGTTTGTGCCGGAacatgcctcctcttttcgctgaaccgcccccgggagcgcaaatacattccctaatttaccgacgtgcgtctgtggagggaaaagtccgctgtgcgtcgggtgcaaaataggaatgatacatgcgtcggtgtacaaaggcaattgcgctgagtgcaagatagggccctcagTCTCTTCAGCTTTAATTATCACCAGATTTGATAATTTAAAAGTCATATTTAAGTCCGTTTTTGTTAAAGCAGTTTTCTACTGAAATCTGCTTGAAATGTATACCGCCCgttgcatgccggttagatttgtgtccgacttgatcccgactgacgtcatgcacacgtgggcaacgatgacctcacgagatcaaggcggcagTGGCTTTCAGAGGCTGCCGACGCAGTTGCTttccaccgactgcaagacccagtgcatgctgggatcagctaatctaacagctgattggttcagaatcgactcaacatgatgacgtgatatataaactttttattgtttttgaattggagggattttatttgctatttgtctgatttaaaggcgtattctgtacagaacacatgttgtgacgtttagaagtcagagagactaaatcctttcagattacagatcatctaaagtctgttgtttattaaaaggtcccatggcatgaaaatgtcactttatgagtttttttttaacattaatatgagttcccccagcctgcctatggtccccaagtggctagaaatggtgataggtgtaaaccgagccctgggtatcctgctctgcctttgagaaaatgaaagctcagatgggccgatctggaatcttctccttatgaggtcataaggagcaaggttacctcccctttctctgatttgcccacccagagaatttggcccaccaatgagagagagacatcatggcttgcaaacaagcgaagcatggtagttggtcaaggccacactcacaccctctaccttgcccccccccccctctctcctcctcaatagcatttaaagctacagacacagaaatggcacatcctaaggaaagctcattgtgggactggctctaatggctgtaattctgcaccaaggttgaatttcgggaaagagacttcagatacagtattaggggaccactaaggtctatataaaagagacttcagatacagtattaggggaccactaaggcctatataaaagagacttcagatacagtattaggggaccactaaggtctatataaaagagacttcagatacagtattaggggaccactaaggcctatataaaagagacttcagatacagtattaggggaccactaaggtctatataaaagagacttcagatacagtattagcggaccactaaggcctatataaaagagacttcagatacagtattaggggaccactaaggcctatataaaagagacttcagatacagtattaggggaccactaaggtctatataaaagagacttcagatacagtattaggggaccactaaggcctatataaaagagacttcagatacagtattaggggaccactaaggtctatataaaagagacttcagatacagtattaggggaccactaaggtctatataaaagagacttcagatacagtattaggggaccactaagcaacagatcacatgtagagcattttgacagctactctgtcataataaaaacaactggagactgcgTCCAAGCTGATACagtatatgggtctgataacatttgaaTAAATTGGAATCAGACGTcacctaacaggatgtgagtgtttctgtgacttcctgttcagcccgaaggctgctggaaactgtccgacttgacagcGGATCTTTATCACCGCCCCACGGCTGCCGcagcctgctctcgtccactttacaggcgaggcgcagttcatctcgaatgAGCCTATTGTTTCCATGGTGAcaatccaaaattctgataccatggaaccagcactggatgcactggtttgttttttaaaatggcacactgagcctatagaaaatgtgtattgtgttcggatatacaatttgtttaaaatgaaaacaagtgaaactaataatgaatgtgatgttttatttagcagaattacattatgttgttctatcctatccactatttcctatatttctaagcagattttctatgctgaattctgattatatatatatatatatatatatatatatatatatatatatatatataaaaaaaagagaaaaaaaaaaaaaaaaaaaaaaaaaaaaaaaaaagaaacatatgGTGCAGCATATCTTCATGTAATTATATATTATGagctaaataataaaatataaattttaaaaatatatacaaaaaaaactatatgtatatatatattttaaaatataatttatatatattttttcttttaaactctCACTAATTGTGTACACGGTGTAATAAGGTTTTTATCTAATATTTggtcattttaaaaaggtgctaaacaaagtgacaaaatggcAGACAGTAAAGTTTACAATGTAAAGTCTGCCGCCTCCAGACGGTAAATCTGGGGCCTTCGTGCTGCCTTCAGGTACCTCATTTGTATTTGCTGCCGTGGCGTTGGCCAGCCGGAGCGTTGCCTTGGTGACGCTGCCCACGCAGGTGATGATGAACGGCGCTCGGAGGCGCCTCTCCTCCACGAACGCCTGCAGAGATCCCAGCAGCTCCTGACCCGGGCCGAACCGGACCGCGTGGACCTGCAGAGACGAGCCGCCCGCTGCTGAACTCTGGgagaaaaacatttgaaatgaatTGGttcatttgtctttttatttactCTCTTTATTTTAGATTCCCCTGTTGCCATTTACTGTATTCCATTTTAGTTTTTACCTTTAACaaggttttttcttcttcttttagatCTTTTTGGTTCTTTAttaattttgtaaaataaaatatgaaaattttaaatacttttacttaaccctcctgttgtcctcggggtcAAATTTTCTTTCAACCGAATTGTCAAAaaagtaacgtggatggttccataaaaCGCTCTTcacagttaaataaatgattagttcactactttcattgaatttggctgttttattcaattttagagcatttaaaaaaaataataattataaaagaacattgaaaaaaagtgacaaaaatgtcgtgaaaaaagcttcaaaaacgtggggaaaaaacaaaaacttctaATAAAATGCAAAAGTAATCGACAAAGAcaatcgaaaaaagtgacaaaaatcttGGAAAAAAGCTTGATAAACgctgggaaaagtgacaaatgtcgaaAAAACAATCAAAGCTATAATgacgaccaaaaaaaaaaagaaaaggtttaagttgcatggtcgacaggaagagaacacaagggttaagtaaggCTTTGAATGCTTTTAGTTGTTGCTTttagtattttcacagtgtggtagtACCATACCCACAGAACTAAGGACCATCACATCTATCCAATCCTGCTCCAAATCCATAAAACATTATGGTTATTGACTAATCAAATATGCTGCCATAACACAGAATAATGTGTTTGTCTTTATCGCTATAGTAGTCTCggtgtgtgcttatgtgttgTTGATGCGTCCTAATGTGAGTCTATGCACTTTCACCTGTGTCTACTGTGTATGAtacttgtgttgtgtttttctcaTGCCATCAACCGGCCAGTTGTCCTGATCTGGAATAGTGGTTGTGTCATTTTACTTGTCTATGCCTTTATGTCTTTCTAgttttatgtgtatttgttgtattgttgtagcATATTTTATCGTTTTAAGCCATCAACCTGCtatagggactgcagatgaaaattagcctgtatggctaaatctggcacatttacatgttggactcAGTACTCGTGTTGATTTATGTGCgttgtcccttttaaataaaaaaatctgaaatctaGTACTTCTACtaaagtaaaggatctaaatacttcAATAcaacatgtgtatgtgtgtgtgtgtgtgtgtgtgtgtgtgtgtgttccatacAGAGCTTTAACAGGATCACTGTGTTAAACCAAACACCAgcgtgacctctgacccctgcgGTTTTACAAAGAGCTTCAACAGGCAGAGCAAACTCCACATCGCTTTACATTTAATCACTAACACGGTGCCGAGTCAATGTTTCGACTCACAGTCCTCTTCAGCTTTAATTATCACCAGATTGTATCATTTAAAAGTCATATTTAAGTCCATTTTTGTTAAAGCAGTTTTCTACTGAAATCTGCTTGAAATGTATATAAATCAACTATAAAAACAGATTTCGACTAGTTCGAAGACACAGTGATTCTTATAAAAGAAGAACAGACACATACATGAGAAATGAGAAAACCTATAGGACGTGACAGAATACTCGGGCCGGGAGCTTGTAGGACtttaggctacgttcacaccgcaagtcttaatgcttaattcagATTCTTTgctcagatctgatttttttttttttttttttttttttacttaacctttttaaaatgtgtcctatatcagattccagtgtgaactgaccagcatgcgcaaaagaacaataccaatgacatcagacgcagcacgctgttgtaCTAAAGCTAGGGAGGCTATGGAGGGAGTCTGCATTctcgcttttatttcaaaatgtttgtgtaatgccAGCCGTGACATTAAtaagcaggtgctgaggagaagaatgaagagaaagagagacaaattggctattttggcaTTTTGCGCGCTATGGCTGCACATTCACTCCAGAGGTCTGTGTGGATGCAGAGACGAAGCCAGGAGTGGTGGGACTGCGTTGGGAATAgcttcacagagacacagtttATTCAAAACTTTCTGTCCATTTTTAATGTTACTGTTGTTActcaaatccgccttggttgttcacactgcggccacattgaaaaaaaaaacaaatcagacctgggtctgattcaggaccacataagTAAGTGGTctaatgctacgtttacacgtggccggctattttcataaatggacatttcaacctctccgttttcagaaaagtgttcgtttatatgtacccgtgtatatatgccgccaatgccgtcaagagcacgccagacctgtaggtggcggtgtaacgagaagctcaagcccacgttagccaatcagaatcccgacaatagcaacaacagcaaccaatcacgtcctctttctctctctcggctgcctaaacctctgtttgtctcagtttacgtgcaaacggagatttccaaaatctccactctggccggaatttttagaaataatcgttttctgtgataaaaacgattattttcgtgtaaatgagaggccaaaccacAGGAAAAAATCTGCGTCTTCCCTCGTGTAAACGGGTcctaaatctgatttgaaaaaatctgatctgggcaagatttgagCGTTCACACTACTACTGAAttagtctgacctggtcacttgaccccaaaaacatctgatttgggccactttgcctgcagtctgaacgtagccttttCTGCAGCAGTGCAGCTGGAGAACTCATGAGACCATTTACAGTAATTTAGCTTTAGAGTTTAGTTTAGAGTGCTATAGCTCTGGTCTAAAGTCTAAAAAGATCTAAAAACAGCCAGGAGTGTTTCCTATGCTGCAGTTTGCTTTAATCCAAACAACACATGGCTTCGTCTTCATCTCAGAGAGCATGAGGCTTAACTCTAGCAGAGAGAGCACTATGTGATGCACAGAGTCAGTGAAAACttgcaggtttttattttttatttttcttaatgtCTGGATGTCACAGGGAAACAATCCTGCCTGAGTGCATTTCAATAAGTTGGAAATCTGTCATGAGTTTTCTGTTCATCTGCTTGTTCAGCAGTTCGGATGTTagaaaagtttaaaaagtgaaaactcaCCATTGCGCACGAGTCTGAGGCTCCTCGAGGACTAAACTCTGAGCACAAACTCTTGAGTTAAACATtaacaggcagacacacatgcaaCGGTGGAACTGAGCATGCTCAGTGAGAACTAACTTCCTGCAGAGAGCTTCCAGAGATTGTTTTTCTGGTCTTG includes:
- the LOC120546256 gene encoding bifunctional protein GlmU-like, producing the protein MSSAAGGSSLQVHAVRFGPGQELLGSLQAFVEERRLRAPFIITCVGSVTKATLRLANATAANTNEVIQLSGRFEIVSLVGTLNRDAHVHICLSDAEGKTVGGHVLGDLEVFTTAEVVVGEAVGLSFTRDMDEQTGFPELVVQPRTSDS